One Citricoccus sp. K5 DNA window includes the following coding sequences:
- a CDS encoding ABC transporter ATP-binding protein, translating to MPTVWAGRRRYLLVILFLLGIFQAIMALVMSFTVDSLLGMPAQVNAALNAGTAPDGSALDPAAVAEAGTYVPWLQLSVLALTVVSIFGARWGERVVGEDLGQDYVYELRRKLIGTTLAGSGNPSLGVTITRASNDLTSVRNWVSQGMVPLLTSLPLIVVVLGVLAISNWQVGLAVGIPIVLLGLAVPPLAKATFTRARYLRRRRGRMSARIADTVRAGESIQAAGGINRELNALDRDSGKVVNAAVSRARITGLVRASAITAASLATAAVVVLGTLGMIDTAGVASAMTLVGVMSTPLGDLGRVVEYRQNYKAARRIQAPLLAQAEVLRKAEKNREENWKEVAGERSDTGRNGLRIRRLVVQGQRVPLLQAGAGEVIQITSRDPGRIQPFLVNLLAGQNTAAEPGGEVPGLEMVVDGYDYTRAPGRQRRKLLGHASVRVPLERGTVSRAITYRNPQATDEQTREAIARVGLDRVLEAFPRGEDTRLKNGGQPLTGSQVARLKLGRALLDNPPLLVLDGIDADLDGDGLRLLRAELEAYPGVVLFTSQNPGRMAPGHRVWTVDAP from the coding sequence ATGCCGACCGTCTGGGCGGGACGACGGCGCTATCTCCTGGTGATCCTGTTCCTGCTCGGCATCTTCCAGGCGATCATGGCCCTGGTCATGTCCTTCACGGTGGACTCCCTGCTGGGGATGCCCGCCCAGGTCAATGCCGCACTCAATGCCGGGACGGCCCCGGACGGATCCGCCCTGGACCCGGCTGCCGTGGCGGAGGCGGGAACCTACGTGCCGTGGCTGCAGCTGTCCGTCCTGGCTCTCACGGTGGTGTCCATCTTCGGCGCACGCTGGGGAGAGAGGGTGGTGGGGGAGGACCTCGGCCAGGACTACGTCTACGAACTGCGCCGCAAGCTGATCGGCACCACGCTGGCCGGTTCCGGCAACCCGTCCCTGGGTGTGACCATCACCCGTGCCTCCAATGATCTGACCTCCGTGCGCAACTGGGTCTCCCAGGGCATGGTGCCCCTGTTGACCTCGCTGCCGCTGATCGTGGTGGTGCTCGGCGTGCTGGCCATCTCCAACTGGCAGGTCGGCCTGGCCGTCGGCATTCCGATTGTGCTGCTCGGGCTGGCCGTTCCGCCCCTGGCCAAGGCGACCTTCACCCGAGCGAGGTACCTGCGCCGGCGTCGTGGCCGGATGTCCGCCCGCATCGCGGACACCGTCCGCGCCGGGGAATCCATCCAGGCCGCGGGCGGCATCAACCGCGAGCTCAACGCCCTGGACCGAGACTCGGGCAAGGTGGTCAACGCCGCCGTGTCCCGGGCCCGGATCACGGGACTGGTCCGTGCCTCCGCCATCACGGCGGCCTCCCTGGCCACCGCCGCCGTGGTGGTGCTCGGCACCCTCGGCATGATCGACACCGCCGGGGTGGCCTCCGCCATGACCCTGGTGGGTGTGATGTCCACCCCGCTGGGGGACCTGGGCCGCGTGGTCGAGTACCGGCAGAACTACAAGGCCGCCCGCCGCATCCAGGCACCGTTGCTCGCCCAGGCCGAGGTGCTCCGGAAGGCCGAGAAAAACCGTGAGGAGAATTGGAAGGAGGTGGCGGGGGAGCGTTCGGACACCGGCCGCAACGGGCTGCGGATCCGCCGCCTGGTGGTCCAGGGCCAACGCGTCCCCCTGCTCCAGGCCGGTGCCGGTGAGGTCATCCAGATCACCTCCCGTGACCCGGGGCGGATCCAGCCGTTCCTGGTGAACCTCCTGGCCGGCCAGAACACGGCCGCGGAGCCGGGCGGTGAGGTGCCCGGTCTCGAGATGGTCGTGGACGGCTACGACTACACCCGGGCGCCTGGCCGCCAGCGGCGCAAGCTGCTCGGCCACGCCTCCGTTCGCGTGCCGCTCGAGCGGGGCACCGTGTCCCGTGCCATCACCTACCGGAATCCCCAGGCCACGGACGAGCAGACTCGGGAGGCCATCGCCCGGGTGGGCCTGGACCGCGTCCTGGAGGCGTTCCCCCGTGGTGAGGACACGCGGCTCAAGAACGGGGGCCAGCCGCTGACGGGCTCGCAGGTGGCCCGGCTCAAGCTGGGGCGCGCCCTGCTGGACAACCCGCCGCTACTGGTGCTGGACGGCATCGACGCAGACCTGGACGGGGACGGCCTGCGCCTGTTGCGGGCCGAGCTGGAGGCCTATCCGGGCGTGGTCCTGTTCACCTCGCAGAACCCCGGAAGGATGGCCCCGGGACACCGGGTCTGGACCGTCGACGCACCCTGA
- a CDS encoding DUF2382 domain-containing protein, which translates to MQDFTSVDQLQDATVFGNDGDKIGTIGQVYLDDQNNQPTFVTVKTGLFGMKETFIPVSEATRTQDGLQVPFDKTFVKNAPNIDADGSLTPEEERRLYEYYSMDYQGTGGAGTDRNAEHDAGLAAASGTAAAGVGGLGTQRGGADRTAAGLDRDVNTDGHVPGAAGHDRETVVARDEHLNVGTERRESGHVRLRKHTYTDTETVEVPVSREEVVVEREPIDPASPEALRDAGDEDVVVTTHEEVPVVDKTATAEKVTVDKNTVRDTERVSGTVQREGVEVDGDDTTTGRDARRG; encoded by the coding sequence ATGCAGGACTTCACATCAGTCGACCAACTTCAGGACGCGACCGTCTTCGGCAATGACGGTGACAAGATCGGAACGATCGGCCAGGTCTACCTCGACGATCAGAACAACCAGCCCACGTTCGTGACGGTGAAGACCGGGTTGTTCGGGATGAAGGAGACGTTCATCCCCGTCTCCGAGGCCACCCGGACGCAGGACGGGCTCCAGGTCCCCTTCGACAAGACGTTCGTCAAGAACGCACCGAACATCGACGCTGACGGCTCGCTCACTCCCGAGGAGGAGCGCCGCCTCTACGAGTACTACTCCATGGATTACCAGGGCACCGGCGGTGCCGGTACCGACCGCAATGCAGAGCACGACGCCGGACTCGCCGCCGCCAGCGGCACCGCTGCCGCCGGCGTGGGGGGCCTCGGCACCCAGCGTGGCGGGGCGGACCGCACGGCCGCCGGCTTGGACCGCGACGTCAATACTGACGGCCACGTACCGGGTGCTGCCGGACATGACCGCGAAACCGTGGTTGCCCGCGACGAGCACCTCAACGTGGGCACGGAGCGCCGCGAATCCGGCCACGTCCGGTTGCGCAAGCACACCTACACGGACACGGAGACCGTGGAGGTGCCGGTGAGCCGGGAAGAAGTCGTCGTCGAGCGTGAGCCGATCGATCCCGCCTCTCCCGAGGCCCTGCGCGATGCCGGGGACGAGGACGTGGTGGTGACCACCCACGAGGAGGTCCCCGTGGTGGACAAGACCGCGACCGCTGAGAAGGTGACCGTGGACAAGAACACCGTCCGGGACACCGAACGGGTCAGCGGGACCGTGCAGCGCGAAGGCGTCGAGGTCGACGGTGACGACACCACCACCGGCCGGGATGCCCGCCGCGGCTGA
- a CDS encoding prolyl oligopeptidase family protein codes for MQQNPHSVPTVTSTGLATEAEDEFLWLEDIHGERPLDWVREQDARTEALLASDGFDALQRDLTAILDSPDRIPHVTKRGDWYYNFWRDGEHPRGLWRRTRWEPYLAGDPQWEVLLDVDALAAQEGTDWVFAGARLLRPDWDRALLRLSPDGGDAVAVREFDLATRAFVPAPEGFDLPVAKTQASWIDRDRLLVGTVTDPDPADGDATRSSYARTLRVLQRGQTLTEAPTVFEVDAAHVAAFGGHDSTPGWERTVAIDAVDFYRSTTWLREPESIDSPGERPGWRLLEVPLDAEVDVHRQWLTVFLKSEWELPTAVHPAGSLLVCTVDGFLDGSEEPRAAFLPAPDRTLSAWTWTAAHLVLTVLQDVASTLYALPQTALAAHDPRGTPQSTAGRPPALGATRRIRLAHPNPADPFLTLGVSAVDDEDPDCGNDLWITATGALTPPTLLRATLPAELEESSRLDGVVPDLVTVRTGPEQFDASGLAVRQHFAVSDDGTRVPYFQIGPEDLENDGANPVVMDGYGGFLASKLPGYSGVYGRGWLSRRNSAGRRGIHVIANIRGGGEYGPDWHRAALQENRHRAYEDFAAVARDLIRRGVTDRSHLAATGRSNGGLLMGNMATTYPELFGALSCGVPLLDMRRYTVLSAGHSWIAEYGDPEDPEQWEYLRTFSPYHLLLERPVPGAEAGRDAEGPGTGYPDLLVWTATSDDRVGPVQARKMAARMMRLGVPNVWFHEDLEGGHAGASDNRQAAALHARSLEFLWRSVADDSL; via the coding sequence ATGCAGCAGAACCCACACTCCGTTCCCACCGTCACATCCACCGGCCTCGCCACGGAGGCCGAGGACGAGTTCCTCTGGCTCGAGGACATCCACGGCGAGCGCCCCCTGGACTGGGTCCGGGAGCAGGATGCCCGCACGGAGGCACTGCTGGCCTCCGATGGTTTCGATGCGCTGCAGCGGGACCTCACCGCCATCCTCGATTCCCCGGACCGGATCCCCCACGTCACCAAGCGCGGCGACTGGTACTACAACTTCTGGCGGGACGGCGAGCACCCGCGCGGGCTGTGGCGCCGGACCCGCTGGGAGCCGTACCTGGCCGGAGACCCCCAGTGGGAGGTCCTCCTGGACGTGGACGCCCTGGCCGCCCAGGAGGGCACCGATTGGGTGTTCGCCGGAGCCCGGCTGCTGCGCCCCGACTGGGACCGCGCCCTGTTGCGGCTCTCCCCTGATGGCGGTGACGCCGTGGCCGTGCGTGAGTTCGACCTCGCCACCCGGGCCTTCGTGCCGGCACCCGAGGGCTTCGACCTGCCGGTGGCCAAGACCCAGGCCTCGTGGATCGACCGTGACCGGCTGCTGGTCGGCACGGTGACGGACCCGGATCCGGCCGACGGCGACGCCACCCGGTCCTCCTACGCCCGGACCCTGCGGGTCCTGCAGCGCGGGCAGACGCTGACCGAGGCACCCACCGTGTTCGAGGTGGATGCCGCGCACGTGGCCGCGTTCGGAGGGCACGACTCCACACCGGGCTGGGAGCGGACGGTCGCGATCGATGCCGTGGACTTCTACCGCTCCACCACGTGGTTGCGGGAGCCCGAGTCGATAGACAGTCCCGGCGAGCGCCCCGGCTGGCGGTTGCTGGAGGTGCCCCTGGATGCCGAGGTGGACGTGCACCGGCAGTGGTTGACAGTCTTCCTGAAGTCCGAGTGGGAGCTGCCGACCGCCGTACACCCGGCCGGCTCCCTGCTCGTCTGCACGGTGGACGGCTTCCTGGACGGCTCCGAAGAGCCACGGGCGGCGTTCCTGCCCGCCCCGGACCGGACTCTCTCCGCGTGGACGTGGACCGCCGCCCACCTGGTGCTGACCGTGCTGCAGGACGTGGCCTCCACCCTGTATGCCCTGCCCCAGACCGCGCTGGCGGCCCACGATCCCCGCGGGACCCCGCAGTCCACGGCCGGACGACCACCGGCGCTGGGGGCCACCCGCCGGATCCGGCTGGCGCACCCGAATCCCGCAGACCCCTTCCTGACCCTGGGGGTCAGCGCCGTGGATGACGAGGATCCGGACTGCGGCAACGACCTGTGGATCACCGCCACCGGCGCTCTCACCCCGCCCACCCTGTTGCGGGCCACGCTCCCGGCGGAACTGGAGGAGAGCAGCCGGTTGGACGGCGTCGTTCCCGATCTGGTGACCGTGCGCACCGGGCCGGAGCAGTTTGACGCCAGCGGGCTGGCCGTGCGCCAGCACTTCGCCGTGTCCGACGACGGCACCCGGGTCCCGTACTTCCAGATCGGTCCCGAGGACCTCGAGAACGACGGGGCCAACCCCGTGGTGATGGACGGCTACGGCGGGTTCCTCGCCTCCAAGCTGCCCGGCTACTCCGGCGTGTACGGCCGCGGCTGGCTGAGCCGCCGGAACTCCGCCGGCCGGCGGGGCATCCACGTGATCGCCAATATCCGCGGTGGCGGCGAGTACGGGCCCGACTGGCACCGGGCGGCTCTGCAGGAGAACCGGCACCGCGCCTACGAGGATTTCGCCGCCGTGGCGCGCGACCTCATCCGGCGCGGTGTGACGGACCGGTCCCACCTGGCTGCCACCGGCCGCTCCAACGGCGGCCTGCTCATGGGCAACATGGCCACCACCTACCCCGAACTGTTCGGGGCTCTGAGCTGCGGCGTACCCCTGCTGGACATGCGCCGGTACACGGTGCTCTCCGCCGGCCACAGCTGGATCGCCGAGTACGGTGACCCGGAGGATCCCGAGCAGTGGGAGTATCTCCGCACCTTCTCGCCCTACCACTTGCTGCTCGAGCGGCCTGTTCCCGGCGCCGAGGCCGGACGTGACGCCGAGGGCCCAGGCACGGGCTACCCGGACCTCCTGGTGTGGACGGCCACCTCAGACGACAGGGTCGGCCCGGTCCAGGCCCGCAAGATGGCGGCCCGGATGATGCGGCTGGGCGTGCCGAACGTCTGGTTCCACGAGGATCTCGAGGGCGGCCACGCCGGCGCCTCGGACAACCGTCAGGCCGCGGCTCTGCACGCGCGGTCCCTGGAGTTCCTGTGGAGGAGCGTCGCGGACGACTCGCTTTGA
- a CDS encoding DUF1611 domain-containing protein, whose amino-acid sequence MTIEMTQPGSALTIVDTAGATYQRAELPTRIQDAYTTRFVGAALEADRSAFHLATGPTVTPQAGDVVVARVSEILSHKRVETPESRKAILFPGAIVLLAYGHRYAADQFLAHVPDSLEPCHLVAAGGVAGTVTEQHADMDDPTRIEPLGLLADASGVVNLSRFAPYSLNPVPALGAPTEELDAALPGRPTVIAVLGTSMNSGKSTAMATLVNGLTNAGLKVSAGKSTGTGAGNDPMIYVDGGAAKVLDFTDFGYPTTFKLDFEQVRSLTVNLVDALAEPDTDVVIVEIADGVYQGETARLLRDPLFQSVVDRVVFAAGDALGAVGGVRELQDAGLDVAAVSGVLTSSPLATVEANEVLACLGVPVIDTYELTNAAVSTALLPQAGRTS is encoded by the coding sequence ATGACCATCGAAATGACTCAACCAGGCAGCGCACTGACCATCGTTGACACCGCCGGCGCCACCTACCAGCGCGCCGAGTTGCCCACCCGCATCCAGGACGCCTACACCACCCGGTTCGTGGGCGCGGCCCTGGAGGCAGACCGCTCCGCCTTCCACCTGGCCACCGGCCCCACCGTCACCCCTCAGGCCGGCGACGTCGTCGTGGCCCGTGTGAGCGAGATCCTCAGCCACAAGCGCGTCGAGACCCCGGAGTCCCGCAAAGCCATCCTGTTCCCCGGCGCGATCGTCCTGCTGGCTTACGGCCACCGCTACGCCGCGGACCAGTTCCTGGCTCACGTGCCGGACTCCCTGGAACCCTGCCACCTGGTCGCTGCCGGCGGCGTGGCCGGCACGGTCACCGAGCAGCACGCCGACATGGACGATCCGACGAGGATCGAGCCGTTGGGCCTGCTCGCAGACGCGTCCGGTGTCGTCAACCTCTCCCGCTTCGCCCCGTACTCGTTGAACCCGGTCCCGGCCCTCGGGGCTCCAACGGAGGAGCTGGACGCCGCCCTGCCGGGCCGCCCGACCGTGATCGCGGTGCTCGGCACCTCGATGAACTCCGGCAAGTCCACCGCCATGGCCACCCTCGTCAACGGGCTGACCAACGCCGGCCTGAAGGTCTCCGCCGGCAAGTCCACCGGCACCGGTGCCGGCAACGACCCGATGATCTACGTGGACGGAGGCGCCGCCAAGGTCCTGGACTTCACCGACTTCGGGTATCCCACGACCTTCAAGCTCGACTTCGAGCAGGTCCGCTCGCTGACGGTGAATCTGGTGGATGCCCTGGCGGAGCCCGATACGGACGTGGTGATCGTCGAGATCGCCGACGGCGTGTACCAGGGCGAGACCGCCCGGTTGCTGCGCGATCCCCTCTTCCAGTCCGTGGTGGACCGCGTGGTCTTCGCCGCCGGTGACGCCCTCGGCGCCGTGGGCGGCGTCCGCGAACTGCAGGACGCGGGCCTGGACGTGGCCGCGGTCTCGGGGGTGCTGACCTCCTCCCCGCTGGCCACCGTCGAGGCCAACGAGGTCCTGGCCTGCCTGGGGGTTCCCGTCATCGACACCTACGAACTCACGAACGCAGCCGTCTCGACCGCACTGCTGCCCCAGGCCGGGAGGACCTCCTGA